In the Oreochromis aureus strain Israel breed Guangdong linkage group 14, ZZ_aureus, whole genome shotgun sequence genome, one interval contains:
- the si:ch211-137a8.4 gene encoding neurofilament heavy polypeptide has product MAATEASTAPVVQEDGKSTESKPAEVEQAAKNATTSSETVKDEAVDKDGTAVNSEVVENKETVNNDTAAADVAGTEEGGTTAAGEDAPPPQSSENTTSAEPKTSFLDSFLNKSGLGKVMGGRKKKEQSAPVAGGEEGAAEGGEKEADKGGEEAAAAAPEGGAEGGAEGEAATEKAAENGEKEDEKKAEKGKPAEAKSTVRDLIRKPVARIFSHRSTEKKEGAAAEPQKPVKVRSKSLDRLEDPEALNTTADSIVEEGGAAGGAEGEQKASASSTTTKHMKRWHSFKKLMAQKAHKKTGGGEDGKEEGAEGEGGGGDSSTLDSKESGQKRWKLKRSWTFQGLKRDTSMSGISGKAKGSDKDSAENAKPEEPAGGAEGGEEAAKAEGGAEEGKTEGGEEKEKAEGGEEEKAAAAGGTVTQHANEIWTSFKKRVIPKSKRANTECHPGGEEEAPAAAASGEEGAAEDGKDGKSAKAKRSHFGRAVSLKNFIMRKGKSTSVDTGEGAKEEEAAEGGEVAAATEEGGADGEAAAATAEVNDKDAAIAAEKTPAEESGAEVAKEPEKEVEKTTAEAPVTNGENGCSNGTEEETTTHNHQEEEEEEKTTGSSPMKKSKEAGGVQDEANAKIINATAAVNSDKKAGNV; this is encoded by the exons ATGGCGGCAACGGAGGCCAGCACAGCACCAGTGGTCCAGGAAGATGGAAAAAGCACTGAAAGTAAGCCAGCAGAGGTGGAGCAAGCGGCCAAAAACGCCACCACGAGCTCAGAGACTGTCAAAGACGAGGCTGTCGATAAAGACGGCACAGCTGTCAACAGCGAGGTTGTCGAAAACAAAGAGACTGTGAATAACGACACAGCGGCGGCGGACGTAGCGGGAACCGAGGAGGGAGGAACCACGGCGGCAGGCGAGGATGCGCCACCACCTCAGAGCTCCGAAAACACCACTTCCGCTGAACCCAAGACCTCGTTCCTAGACTCCTTCCTCAACAAGAGTGGCCTGGGAAAGGTGATGGGTGGAAGGAAGAAGAAAGAGCAGAGCGCCCCCGTGGCTGGAGGCGAGGAGGGCGCAGCTGAAGGAGGGGAGAAAGAGGCCGACAAAGGAGGGGAggaagctgcagcagcagcaccggAGGGAGGAGCAGAAGGAGGTGCAGAAGGCGAGGCAGCGACAGAGAAGGCTGCGGAAAATGGAGAGAAGGAAGATGAGAAGAAAGCGGAGAAGGGCAAACCAGCGGAGGCGAAATCCACAGTTCGAGATTTGATCAGGAAGCCTGTGGCGAGAATCTTCTCCCATCGCAGCACTGAGAAGAAGGAGGGCGCCGCTGCAGAGCCCCAGAAACCAGTAAAGGTCCGGTCCAAGTCCCTGGACCGGCTGGAAGATCCCGAAGCACTTAACACCACTGCAGACTCCATTGTAGAGGAAGGTGGAGCAGCGGGAGGTGCAGAAGGGGAACAGAAAGCCTCAGCCTCTTCGACAACCACTAAGCACATGAAGCGCTGGCACTCCTTCAAGAAGCTCATGGCTCAGAAGGCACACAAGAAGactggaggaggtgaggatgggAAGGAGGAAGGAGCAGAGGGAGAAGGAGGTGGCGGAGACTCCTCCACACTTGACTCCAAAGAGTCAGGCCAGAAGAGGTGGAAGCTCAAACGCTCCTGGACCTTCCAGGGCTTGAAGAGGGACACCTCCATGTCCGGCATCAGCGGCAAGGCCAAGGGCTCCGACAAAGACTCCGCTGAAAATGCCAAGCCTGAGGAGCCTGCAGGAGGAGCTgagggaggagaggaagcaGCAAAGGCAGAGGGAGGAGCAGAAGAGGGCAAGACAGAGGGaggggaggagaaggagaaagcAGAGGGAGGTGAGGAGGAGAAGGCGGCGGCAGCAGGTGGAACGGTGACACAACACGCCAACGAGATCTGGACCTCCTTCAAGAAGCGAGTCATCCCCAAGAGCAAACGCGCCAACACGGAGTGCCACCCTGGAGGCGAGGAGGAGGCGCCTGCGGCCGCTGCCTCAG GTGAGGAAGGCGCCGCAGAGGACGGCAAAGACGGAAAGTCGGCCAAAGCCAAGCGCTCACATTTTGGCCGTGCGGTTTCCCTGAAGAACTTCATCATGCGGAAGGGCAAGTCCACCAGTGTGGACACGGGCGAGGGCGCCAAGGAGGAGGAGGCCGCAGAGGGAGGAGAGGTGGCAGCGGCGACAGAGGAGGGAGGCGCTGACGGCGAAGCTGCCGCAGCAACCGCAGAGGTCAACGACAAAGATGCAGCGATAGCAGCTGAGAAGACACCGGCAGAGGAGAGTGGAGCGGAGGTGGCGAAGGAGCCGGAGAAGGAGGTGGAGAAGACGACGGCCGAAGCTCCGGTGACCAACGGGGAGAACGGCTGCTCCAACGGCACAGAGGAGGAGACCACCACACATAATcaccaggaggaggaggaggaggagaagacgACGGGGAGCAGCCCCATGAAGAAGAGCAAGGAGGCAGGAGGGGTGCAAGACGAGGCCAACGCCAAGATCATCAACGCCACGGCGGCCGTGAACAGCG ACAAAAAGGCGGGAAACGTGTGA